One window of the Tetragenococcus koreensis genome contains the following:
- a CDS encoding ABC transporter permease, whose product MKNNVYIRSTFRDIKQSFGRFIAVVLIIFMGVLLFVGIKSVGPDLEKLGNQYFQKQQLSNVQIRGTAGLTTKDKELIEQIDGAHAELGYNFAYSDEENDRNLQVYSFDKEQKQNQLTLEKGSMPTADDEAVIDSQMQDDYEIGQTITIADDQLENQEVKITGYVESPLYINKTERGAAEVGDIDGFIYLSASNFTADAYSMMNLTFSNLPYDFFSDAYAAQLNAKLEDIDSIFDKRKEYRKQELTDDALSEIADEQEELDENHRKLADGQEELDEAKDELQEKKDQFSEQKEQVIAAYGAAAADEQLAESQEQLAEAEVGIKGQQGTLDENQQKLAEGQEDIDKARQEAEDMEEPNYLTDVRKNYPGFNEYTSLSDRIDTIGNVFPVFFFLIAILITFTTITRMVEENRKEIGTLKALGYRNREISSKYILYAFFTVLLGATLGVIVGTKFLPPIVFLLLKQMFIFQNYPISFWFTPIMIAMIAAVIATLGSAVYVLAKDLREKPTSLLMPKAPKAGQRIFLERITPLWARLGFIKKVTARNLFRYKARMILTVLGIAGCTGLIVAGFGLKDSIEAPAYKQFEELNHYQAMVTLNEEGIDNSEQVEAAFKATAEVDRYLPIYSEQVKFKEKGATEQNATLSVTEQPDAFLDFVTFHAETDDSQTHLTNGGAMISDRLAKLYDASVGGSLKMQSAEGDEYEIKIAGITENYLGHNVYMTKDYFNEVTDIDEDLNTYLVKTADMDKPAENDLSQTLEDTDEVMNITFNSDQIETQASSSANLMPIILIFIILSGTLAFVVLYNLTNINISERERELATIKVLGFFNKEVTMYIVRENVIFTILGILFGFGVGKVLTWFIVTMASSDGIVFPLIVPPIGYLMAALMTIVFSAIVMIITHFKLKNIDMIGALKANE is encoded by the coding sequence ATGAAAAATAATGTCTACATCCGTTCAACTTTCCGTGATATTAAGCAATCCTTTGGTCGTTTTATTGCTGTTGTTTTAATTATTTTTATGGGCGTTTTACTTTTTGTAGGAATTAAATCAGTGGGACCAGATCTGGAAAAATTAGGAAATCAGTATTTTCAAAAGCAGCAATTATCAAATGTTCAAATCCGAGGAACAGCTGGTTTAACTACTAAGGATAAAGAACTTATTGAACAAATTGATGGTGCGCATGCAGAATTGGGCTATAATTTTGCTTATTCCGATGAAGAGAACGATCGAAATTTGCAAGTATATTCTTTTGATAAAGAGCAAAAACAAAATCAATTGACATTAGAAAAAGGAAGTATGCCTACTGCAGATGATGAGGCAGTCATTGATTCTCAAATGCAAGATGATTATGAAATAGGTCAGACCATTACTATTGCTGATGATCAATTAGAAAATCAAGAGGTAAAAATTACTGGTTATGTTGAATCGCCTCTTTATATTAATAAAACTGAAAGAGGGGCAGCTGAGGTAGGCGATATTGATGGTTTTATTTATCTTTCTGCTAGTAATTTTACTGCAGACGCTTATTCGATGATGAACTTAACTTTTTCAAATTTACCTTATGATTTTTTTTCAGATGCATATGCAGCTCAATTAAATGCGAAATTAGAAGATATTGACAGTATCTTTGATAAAAGAAAAGAGTATCGTAAACAAGAATTAACAGATGATGCCTTATCAGAAATTGCTGATGAACAAGAGGAACTTGACGAAAATCATAGGAAATTAGCAGATGGTCAAGAAGAATTAGATGAAGCAAAAGATGAGTTGCAAGAGAAAAAAGACCAATTTTCAGAGCAAAAAGAACAGGTAATTGCAGCTTATGGCGCAGCAGCTGCTGATGAACAACTAGCAGAGAGCCAAGAGCAACTCGCTGAGGCAGAAGTTGGTATTAAAGGTCAGCAAGGAACATTAGACGAAAATCAGCAAAAACTCGCTGAAGGACAAGAAGATATTGACAAAGCGAGACAAGAAGCTGAGGACATGGAAGAGCCTAACTATTTAACCGATGTTCGGAAAAATTATCCGGGATTTAATGAATATACTAGTTTGTCTGACCGCATCGATACGATCGGCAATGTATTTCCGGTTTTCTTTTTCTTGATTGCTATTTTAATTACTTTCACAACGATTACGCGCATGGTTGAAGAAAATAGAAAAGAAATTGGAACGTTAAAAGCTTTAGGTTATCGTAACCGAGAGATTTCTAGTAAATATATTTTATACGCTTTTTTTACAGTGCTATTGGGTGCAACTTTAGGCGTTATTGTTGGAACAAAATTTCTTCCACCCATTGTTTTCTTGCTATTAAAACAAATGTTTATTTTCCAAAATTATCCGATCAGTTTTTGGTTTACTCCAATTATGATTGCAATGATAGCAGCAGTTATTGCAACACTGGGGTCAGCCGTATATGTATTAGCTAAAGATTTACGTGAAAAACCAACTTCTTTACTAATGCCCAAAGCGCCCAAAGCTGGTCAACGCATCTTTTTAGAACGAATTACTCCGTTATGGGCCAGGCTAGGCTTTATTAAGAAAGTAACTGCCCGAAATCTATTTCGCTATAAAGCACGAATGATTTTAACAGTGTTAGGAATTGCGGGGTGTACCGGACTTATCGTAGCTGGTTTTGGTTTAAAAGATTCAATTGAAGCGCCTGCTTATAAACAATTTGAAGAATTAAATCATTACCAAGCCATGGTTACCTTAAATGAAGAGGGCATCGATAATTCAGAGCAAGTAGAAGCAGCGTTCAAAGCTACAGCAGAAGTTGACCGCTATTTGCCAATTTACAGTGAGCAAGTAAAATTTAAAGAAAAAGGGGCCACCGAACAAAACGCTACGCTTTCTGTAACAGAGCAGCCTGACGCTTTTTTGGACTTTGTTACATTCCATGCTGAAACAGACGACTCACAAACACACCTAACAAATGGAGGGGCGATGATAAGTGATCGTTTGGCTAAATTATATGATGCTTCTGTCGGAGGTTCATTGAAGATGCAAAGCGCTGAGGGCGATGAATACGAGATTAAAATTGCCGGCATTACAGAAAATTATCTGGGTCATAATGTTTATATGACAAAAGATTATTTCAACGAGGTAACAGATATTGATGAAGACTTAAATACCTATTTAGTCAAAACGGCAGATATGGATAAGCCAGCGGAAAATGATTTGTCACAAACGCTAGAAGATACAGATGAAGTGATGAATATCACTTTTAATAGTGATCAGATTGAAACGCAAGCAAGTTCTTCTGCTAATCTAATGCCTATTATTTTAATTTTCATTATTTTATCAGGGACTTTAGCATTTGTCGTGCTTTATAATTTAACAAATATCAATATTTCAGAACGTGAAAGAGAGTTAGCTACAATCAAAGTTTTAGGCTTTTTTAACAAAGAAGTTACGATGTATATTGTGCGTGAAAATGTCATTTTCACTATTTTAGGTATTTTGTTTGGCTTTGGCGTAGGGAAAGTTTTGACTTGGTTTATTGTAACGATGGCTTCCTCGGATGGTATTGTCTTTCCACTCATAGTGCCGCCGATAGGATATTTAATGGCAGCCTTGATGACAATTGTATTTTCTGCAATTGTTATGATTATTACTCATTTTAAATTAAAAAACATTGACATGATTGGTGCTTTGAAAGCAAATGAATAA
- a CDS encoding ABC transporter ATP-binding protein: MDFIEVKNTYKKYQMGDTIIAANNDLNFGIKEGELAVILGPSGAGKSTILNILGGMDSPSEGQIFIDDVDIAQYSSKQLTEYRRTDVGFVFQFYNLVPNLTTKENVELATAIASDALNVEVVLKQVGLQGRMDNFPAQLSGGEQQRVAIARALAKNPKLLLCDEPTGALDNETGKQILRLLQNASRELGRTVLIITHNSAIAEMADRVIQINDAQVRSIEENKAPSSVDTIVW; encoded by the coding sequence ATGGATTTTATTGAAGTGAAAAATACTTATAAAAAGTATCAGATGGGCGATACAATAATTGCCGCTAACAATGATCTGAATTTTGGCATAAAAGAAGGAGAATTAGCAGTGATTCTTGGTCCAAGTGGGGCCGGAAAATCCACGATTTTAAATATTCTTGGTGGTATGGACTCGCCGAGTGAAGGACAAATTTTTATCGATGATGTGGATATCGCACAGTATTCAAGCAAGCAATTAACCGAATATCGCCGTACAGATGTAGGATTTGTTTTTCAGTTTTACAATTTAGTGCCTAATCTTACGACCAAAGAAAATGTTGAACTTGCAACTGCCATAGCTAGTGATGCTTTAAACGTTGAAGTGGTCTTAAAACAAGTTGGTTTACAAGGTCGAATGGATAATTTTCCAGCTCAACTTTCCGGAGGCGAGCAACAACGCGTGGCAATTGCTCGTGCTTTGGCTAAAAATCCAAAATTATTGCTTTGTGATGAACCGACTGGCGCACTCGACAATGAAACGGGTAAACAAATATTAAGGCTCTTACAAAATGCTAGTAGAGAACTAGGTCGTACTGTGTTAATTATTACGCATAATTCAGCAATTGCAGAAATGGCTGATCGAGTGATTCAAATCAATGACGCGCAAGTTCGTTCAATTGAAGAAAATAAAGCCCCTTCTTCAGTCGATACGATCGTGTGGTAG
- the rplT gene encoding 50S ribosomal protein L20, whose amino-acid sequence MARVKGGTVTRKRRKKTLKLAKGYYGAKHTLFKTAKEQVMNSYNYAFRDRRQKKRDFRKLWIARINAAARMNNISYSRLMHGLKLAGIDINRKMLADIAVSDESGFTALTEQAKSALENN is encoded by the coding sequence ATGGCACGTGTTAAAGGTGGAACAGTAACTCGTAAACGTCGTAAAAAAACGCTAAAATTAGCAAAGGGCTATTACGGAGCAAAACATACTTTATTTAAAACAGCAAAAGAACAAGTGATGAATTCATATAACTACGCATTTCGTGATCGCCGTCAGAAGAAACGTGATTTCCGTAAATTATGGATCGCACGTATCAATGCAGCAGCACGTATGAACAATATTAGTTATTCACGATTAATGCATGGTTTGAAATTAGCTGGTATCGATATTAATCGTAAAATGTTAGCTGATATTGCAGTTAGCGATGAAAGTGGATTTACTGCATTGACAGAACAAGCAAAAAGCGCGTTAGAAAACAACTAA
- the rpmI gene encoding 50S ribosomal protein L35 yields MPKQKTHRGLAKRVKRTGNGGLKRHRAFTSHRFHGKTKKQRRQLRKPAMVSADDMKRISQQLAKMK; encoded by the coding sequence ATGCCAAAACAAAAAACACACCGCGGATTAGCAAAGCGTGTAAAACGTACTGGTAATGGCGGATTAAAAAGACATCGTGCGTTTACAAGTCACCGTTTCCACGGTAAAACAAAAAAACAACGCCGTCAATTGCGCAAACCAGCTATGGTTTCAGCTGATGATATGAAACGCATCAGTCAACAATTAGCTAAAATGAAATAG
- the infC gene encoding translation initiation factor IF-3 gives MTIAKDMMVNDGIRARELRLIDQNGDQLGVKTKAEALKIAEQANLDVVLVAPKAKPPVARIMDYGKYRFEQQKKEREARKKQKVINVKEIRLSPAIDENDFNTKLRNARKFLEKGDKVKASIRFKGRAITHKEIGQEVLNRLAQETEDVATIEQKAKMDGRSMFLMLAPKNDK, from the coding sequence ATGACCATAGCAAAGGATATGATGGTTAACGACGGCATTCGTGCACGTGAGTTGCGTTTGATCGATCAAAATGGAGATCAACTTGGCGTCAAAACAAAAGCAGAAGCGTTGAAGATAGCTGAACAAGCAAACTTAGATGTAGTTTTGGTAGCACCGAAAGCAAAGCCACCCGTTGCGCGAATCATGGACTACGGAAAGTATCGTTTTGAACAACAGAAAAAAGAACGTGAAGCTCGTAAAAAACAAAAAGTGATCAATGTAAAAGAAATACGCTTAAGTCCAGCGATCGACGAGAATGATTTCAATACGAAACTACGTAATGCACGTAAATTCCTTGAAAAAGGCGATAAAGTGAAAGCTTCTATTCGTTTTAAGGGCCGTGCCATTACCCATAAAGAAATTGGTCAGGAAGTCTTGAATCGTTTAGCTCAAGAAACAGAAGACGTTGCAACCATTGAGCAAAAAGCGAAGATGGACGGACGCAGTATGTTCTTGATGCTTGCACCTAAAAATGACAAGTAA